A single genomic interval of Saccharothrix saharensis harbors:
- a CDS encoding FAD-dependent monooxygenase, giving the protein MKALVVGGGLGGVTAAVALRQVGWEVGVLERVPEFGEVGAGVGVMPNALRALAALGLADEVRRIGTPRVPGGIRDPRGRTLTRVDASHEDHVVAVHRADLHRVLRSALPPACLVTDTEVTDVDDLDADLVVAADGLRSRTRQALFPGMPQPVYTGTTAWRSVTRAVFPRDLGLGQTLGPGAEFGVLPLGDGRVCWYAATTAPAGGRSADELGEVRRLVADWHDPIPDLLDATPPEAVLRHDIHELAAPLPTYVRGRVALLGDAAHAMTPYLGQGACMAIEDAVVLAAVCARADDVAGALAEYDRQRRPRTQSMAKASRMLGRVGHKLRNPVLVKARDTAMRAVPPSIGLRGMARFMAWTPPSLSPDR; this is encoded by the coding sequence ATGAAAGCGCTCGTGGTGGGTGGTGGCCTCGGTGGCGTCACGGCGGCGGTCGCGTTGCGGCAGGTCGGCTGGGAGGTCGGGGTGCTGGAACGCGTGCCGGAGTTCGGCGAGGTCGGCGCGGGCGTCGGCGTGATGCCGAACGCCCTGCGGGCCCTGGCGGCGCTGGGGCTGGCCGACGAGGTGCGGCGGATCGGCACGCCCCGCGTGCCCGGCGGCATCCGCGACCCGAGGGGCCGGACGCTGACGCGGGTCGACGCCTCGCACGAGGACCACGTGGTCGCGGTGCACCGGGCCGACCTGCACCGGGTGCTGCGGTCGGCGCTGCCGCCGGCGTGCCTGGTCACCGACACCGAGGTGACGGACGTGGACGACCTGGACGCCGACCTCGTGGTCGCGGCGGACGGCCTGCGCAGCCGAACCCGGCAGGCGCTGTTCCCGGGAATGCCCCAGCCGGTGTACACGGGCACCACGGCGTGGCGCAGCGTGACGAGAGCCGTGTTCCCCCGCGACCTCGGCCTCGGCCAGACCCTCGGTCCCGGCGCCGAGTTCGGCGTCCTCCCGCTCGGTGACGGTCGGGTCTGCTGGTACGCGGCCACGACCGCCCCTGCCGGTGGCCGTTCGGCGGACGAGCTGGGCGAGGTCCGCCGGCTCGTCGCCGACTGGCACGACCCGATCCCGGACCTGCTGGACGCCACGCCACCCGAGGCCGTGCTGCGGCACGACATCCACGAGCTGGCCGCGCCGCTGCCGACCTACGTGCGCGGCCGGGTGGCGCTGCTCGGCGACGCGGCCCACGCGATGACGCCCTACCTGGGCCAAGGCGCGTGCATGGCGATCGAGGACGCCGTGGTGCTGGCCGCCGTGTGCGCCCGCGCCGACGACGTGGCCGGCGCGCTCGCGGAGTACGACCGGCAACGCCGGCCGCGCACGCAGTCGATGGCGAAGGCGTCGCGGATGCTCGGGAGGGTGGGGCACAAGCTGCGGAACCCGGTGCTCGTGAAGGCGCGTGACACCGCCATGCGCGCCGTCCCGCCGTCGATCGGGCTGCGCGGGATGGCCCGGTTCATGGCGTGGACGCCGCCGTCGCTGTCACCCGATAGGTGA